Proteins from a genomic interval of Sandaracinaceae bacterium:
- a CDS encoding transporter has protein sequence MRMRFHCVFATCLTLLPAWASAQDSGGELPATFTSDRPGFANTTGIAAQGRLSTELGVSAAFGDTPEGSLPLLSMRFGVFHWLEARVRGPNAVGRFPDTGDRYGVDDPSIGFKIGGQLHDTLAVSSVWEVSLPLGTDGFGAAEAGWFADLNIDWSFWGPLTLTPNAVAHVRVTVDETTGETVRYFEGGGSLKFTWQLLDVLGAFVQGYAIASERADIAIQVGGGLMWMVAPNVQVDAQFNAGVTDASEPPTAGMGTTILW, from the coding sequence ATGCGCATGCGATTTCACTGCGTTTTCGCGACTTGCCTCACGCTCCTGCCAGCGTGGGCCAGCGCGCAGGATTCGGGCGGAGAGCTCCCCGCGACCTTCACCTCCGACCGGCCCGGGTTCGCGAACACCACCGGGATCGCCGCGCAAGGTCGCCTCAGCACCGAGCTGGGGGTCTCCGCCGCGTTCGGGGACACCCCGGAAGGGTCGCTCCCCCTCCTCTCCATGCGCTTCGGCGTCTTCCACTGGCTCGAAGCGCGCGTCCGCGGACCGAACGCGGTCGGCCGCTTCCCGGACACCGGAGACCGCTACGGCGTCGACGATCCCTCCATCGGCTTCAAGATCGGCGGCCAGCTCCACGACACACTCGCCGTCAGCTCGGTGTGGGAGGTCAGCCTGCCCCTCGGCACCGACGGGTTCGGAGCTGCCGAGGCGGGCTGGTTCGCGGACCTCAACATCGACTGGAGCTTCTGGGGCCCGCTCACCCTCACCCCGAACGCCGTGGCCCACGTGCGCGTGACCGTCGACGAGACCACCGGCGAGACGGTGCGCTACTTCGAGGGCGGCGGCAGCCTGAAGTTCACCTGGCAGCTCCTCGACGTGCTCGGCGCGTTCGTGCAGGGCTACGCCATCGCGAGCGAGCGAGCGGACATCGCCATCCAGGTCGGCGGCGGCCTCATGTGGATGGTCGCCCCCAACGTCCAGGTCGACGCGCAGTTCAACGCGGGCGTGACAGACGCGAGCGAGCCCCCGACGGCCGGCATGGGCACGACGATTCTCTGGTGA